From the genome of Gracilimonas sp., one region includes:
- a CDS encoding GNAT family N-acyltransferase — protein sequence MVSVTKVENKTNSDVAKFDSLNIQTNKYTVRLAKSWQEVELALKLRFEVFNLELGEGLPQSYINMMDEDEFDKQFHHLLVIENATNKVIGTYRVQDGDMAEQGNGFYTASEFTISLFPAEVLFNGIELGRACIHKEHRNGRVLFLLWKAIAKYLVITEKRFLFGCCSLTSQSSEEAWRVFNYVTRRGHLHHCINIPVEPAFHCPGRVVSNHSEIELPKLFQLYLQIGAKVCSSPAIDRTFKSIDFLILLDLNTIKPETKNLFFK from the coding sequence ATGGTCTCTGTTACTAAAGTTGAAAATAAAACGAATTCTGACGTTGCAAAGTTTGATTCTTTAAACATTCAGACAAATAAATACACTGTCCGACTGGCTAAAAGCTGGCAGGAAGTAGAACTGGCACTGAAACTACGTTTTGAGGTTTTTAATCTTGAGCTGGGGGAAGGATTGCCTCAATCATATATCAATATGATGGATGAAGATGAATTTGATAAGCAGTTTCATCATTTATTGGTAATTGAGAATGCTACAAATAAAGTGATTGGTACTTATCGTGTACAGGATGGGGACATGGCCGAACAAGGGAATGGATTTTATACTGCATCCGAATTTACAATCAGCCTTTTCCCGGCTGAAGTTTTATTTAACGGAATAGAACTAGGGAGGGCTTGCATTCATAAAGAACATCGTAATGGAAGAGTACTTTTTCTCCTTTGGAAGGCAATAGCAAAATATCTGGTAATAACAGAAAAGCGATTTCTATTTGGATGTTGCTCACTAACTTCACAATCATCTGAGGAAGCCTGGAGAGTATTTAATTACGTGACACGAAGAGGGCACCTTCATCATTGCATTAATATACCAGTTGAGCCTGCATTCCATTGCCCGGGGAGGGTTGTATCTAATCATTCCGAAATAGAGCTTCCCAAGTTATTTCAACTCTACCTCCAAATTGGTGCGAAAGTATGTAGTTCGCCCGCTATCGACAGGACTTTTAAATCTATTGATTTTCTGATCTTGTTAGATTTGAACACAATCAAACCCGAAACAAAAAACCTGTTTTTCAAATAG
- a CDS encoding alpha/beta hydrolase, producing the protein MLYYKEYKSSEERDWVVFVHGAGGSSSIWFSQLRDFKKHFNVLMVDLRGHGKSKDLLQKYYEENYSFEFISQDIIEVLDHLKIQKAHFIGVSLGTIIIRTIAEIAPERVKSSILCGAITRLNVRSRILVFVGHMFKRFIPYMWLYKLFAWIIMPRKRHAKSRNLFIREAKKLYQKEFLRWFKLTNEVNPLLRYFKEKEVQTPMLYVMGSEDYMFLPPVKQIVEKHKNSTLQVIENCGHVCNVERPGAFNRVSIQYLKAHS; encoded by the coding sequence ATGCTGTACTACAAAGAATATAAATCTTCTGAAGAGAGAGACTGGGTTGTGTTTGTCCACGGTGCAGGTGGAAGCTCATCTATTTGGTTTAGCCAGCTAAGGGACTTTAAAAAACACTTTAATGTGTTAATGGTGGATTTACGAGGACATGGGAAATCTAAAGACCTGCTTCAGAAGTATTATGAGGAGAATTATTCCTTTGAGTTTATTAGCCAGGATATCATTGAGGTACTGGATCATCTTAAAATTCAAAAAGCGCACTTCATTGGGGTATCACTAGGAACTATAATAATTCGTACAATCGCTGAAATTGCGCCAGAACGGGTTAAATCTTCTATCCTATGCGGTGCCATTACCCGACTAAATGTACGCTCCAGAATTCTTGTATTCGTTGGTCATATGTTTAAGCGGTTCATCCCCTATATGTGGCTTTATAAATTATTTGCCTGGATTATTATGCCAAGAAAGCGCCACGCTAAATCCAGAAATCTATTTATCAGGGAAGCAAAAAAACTATATCAAAAAGAATTTCTAAGATGGTTTAAGCTAACCAATGAGGTGAATCCGCTGCTTCGTTATTTCAAGGAAAAAGAAGTTCAAACACCCATGCTTTACGTGATGGGCAGTGAAGACTATATGTTTCTCCCTCCTGTGAAGCAAATCGTAGAAAAGCATAAAAACTCTACACTACAGGTAATAGAAAATTGTGGTCATGTTTGTAATGTAGAGCGCCCCGGAGCCTTTAACAGGGTTTCCATTCAGTACCTGAAGGCTCACTCCTGA
- a CDS encoding type II and III secretion system protein codes for MNPMKATFYKKGFLSLVLIGLVSIMMPGLSNAQIVDPFREYTNPDEIVAFDKSTTYNEAIEIINTFAQEFENRFIVDNSAYSGTIGVTLPAMHWKDALQYIMRFNDLELTEYDDFYEITVPAPETTGTTTQASSGGSSGSSAQGEPPSATTRTQEVRINATFFEGNKRALQEIGIDWSTLTSDVPDNLSDFVGASGGGEGIPATEFNDQFVSVNSYNAASVSQNAFNALVNLGEVGPGISVQALFSAFEADNLGKVLATPSIKVVDGEEGNIQVGQDFSIKQQDIAGNVIDNFVSTGTILTVTPEIITQGDTSFIYLSLEVERSTVQPDVVSTIVNKQEATTSAILLNGEATYVAGLYRTEETSVRRGVPILKDLPGWFFGLRYLFGYNSKDYLENELIIIIQAELIKPVSERISQRKLTQREVLNDTRDGMRTNLDRVFTTETFDMPVEEEEAEAELEEQPVMEDSTLAETDSEEMEPDTVEVEETPVIAAEDDALTDDQKEIAKDLSMPVDKPELMVVVPKAFNLDEYLEYQQNEVEVETMQEETSNLKYFIIGGSFLVPGNAQNFKSTLEQEGYETQILFNPETRFNYVAYEAFADFDAAVNRTLEIRNSFNSEAWLFTLRNGNNPNAERINGSSE; via the coding sequence ATGAACCCAATGAAAGCAACATTCTACAAAAAAGGTTTTTTATCATTAGTCCTTATCGGTTTGGTTAGTATAATGATGCCCGGGCTAAGTAATGCTCAGATCGTAGATCCGTTTAGAGAATACACTAATCCGGATGAAATCGTAGCCTTCGACAAAAGTACGACTTACAATGAAGCGATAGAGATTATTAATACTTTTGCACAGGAATTTGAGAATAGATTTATCGTCGATAACTCTGCCTATAGCGGTACTATTGGTGTTACTTTGCCGGCAATGCACTGGAAAGACGCTCTCCAATACATCATGAGGTTCAACGATCTTGAGTTGACAGAATATGATGATTTCTATGAGATTACGGTGCCGGCTCCTGAGACAACAGGCACTACAACCCAGGCCTCGTCAGGTGGGTCAAGTGGTTCTTCAGCACAGGGTGAACCACCATCAGCAACAACACGCACACAGGAAGTTCGTATTAACGCTACTTTTTTCGAAGGTAATAAAAGGGCGCTGCAGGAAATTGGTATTGACTGGTCAACTTTAACAAGTGATGTGCCTGATAATTTATCTGACTTCGTTGGAGCTTCTGGAGGAGGAGAGGGTATACCTGCTACTGAGTTTAATGATCAGTTTGTTTCAGTCAATTCCTATAATGCCGCCAGTGTATCTCAAAATGCTTTTAATGCATTAGTAAACCTTGGTGAAGTAGGACCGGGCATTAGTGTACAAGCTCTTTTCAGTGCTTTTGAAGCTGATAACCTTGGTAAAGTTTTAGCGACCCCATCTATTAAAGTGGTTGATGGTGAAGAAGGTAATATTCAGGTTGGGCAGGATTTCTCGATTAAACAACAGGATATTGCAGGAAATGTGATCGATAACTTTGTGAGCACCGGTACAATCTTAACAGTTACACCGGAAATTATCACTCAAGGCGATACCTCATTTATTTATTTGTCTCTGGAAGTAGAAAGATCAACGGTTCAGCCCGATGTTGTAAGTACTATTGTGAATAAACAAGAAGCTACAACTTCTGCAATCCTGCTCAATGGCGAAGCTACATACGTGGCTGGTTTATACAGAACAGAAGAAACATCAGTCCGCAGGGGAGTGCCAATCTTGAAAGACCTGCCAGGATGGTTCTTTGGCTTGCGTTATTTATTCGGATACAATTCTAAAGATTATCTTGAGAATGAACTGATTATTATCATTCAGGCTGAGCTGATTAAGCCTGTTTCAGAGCGTATATCTCAACGTAAACTTACACAGAGAGAAGTGCTAAACGATACCCGTGATGGCATGAGAACAAATCTGGATAGGGTTTTTACTACCGAAACTTTTGATATGCCCGTTGAGGAAGAAGAAGCAGAAGCTGAGTTGGAAGAGCAACCTGTAATGGAAGATTCAACACTTGCAGAAACGGACTCGGAAGAAATGGAGCCCGATACGGTTGAAGTTGAAGAAACACCTGTTATTGCTGCAGAAGATGATGCTTTAACTGATGATCAAAAAGAAATTGCCAAAGATCTAAGTATGCCGGTTGATAAACCAGAATTGATGGTGGTTGTACCCAAGGCATTTAATTTGGATGAATATCTTGAGTATCAGCAAAATGAAGTAGAGGTAGAAACAATGCAGGAAGAAACCTCAAACCTGAAGTATTTTATAATTGGTGGTTCATTCCTGGTTCCTGGTAATGCCCAGAATTTTAAATCAACGCTTGAACAAGAAGGATACGAAACTCAGATTCTGTTCAATCCTGAAACGAGATTCAATTATGTAGCTTATGAAGCTTTTGCTGATTTTGATGCAGCTGTAAATCGTACGCTCGAAATCAGAAATAGCTTTAATAGTGAAGCTTGGTTATTCACTCTCAGAAATGGGAATAATCCCAATGCTGAACGAATTAACGGTAGCAGCGAATAA
- the pilO gene encoding type 4a pilus biogenesis protein PilO produces MSYAVRNTIILLVTLTLFVGAAFTYIKFFQMSELEELQTSVTEKQKDFNSKKATSDAFPALNQRYQQALSIIEDADKSLFKSPNPDDIYDYLNYISNSSTNSKVFFDFVFVDSTAQDQYGVVNADINGYGSYSNFMNFINKIENSQLLNKISEISLAPPSSNPEELNDITFTFTIESYYERIPIQEGLALSSQLTMDERVSTFNPFYPLIQEIIPPNDENLINVEQSRLIGLTASRIFIVDQGGNINSLRKGDKVYLGELESIDLNNKSATFNLNKGGITELVTLEIER; encoded by the coding sequence TTGTCATACGCGGTCAGAAATACCATTATTCTTTTAGTAACGCTTACGTTGTTCGTAGGGGCTGCTTTTACTTATATCAAGTTTTTTCAGATGTCTGAACTGGAAGAACTTCAGACCTCTGTAACTGAAAAGCAGAAAGACTTCAACAGTAAAAAGGCTACAAGTGATGCTTTTCCTGCATTAAATCAGCGATATCAACAAGCATTATCTATTATAGAAGACGCTGATAAATCGCTATTCAAGTCTCCAAATCCTGATGATATTTATGATTACCTGAATTACATAAGTAACAGCAGCACCAATTCTAAAGTGTTTTTTGACTTTGTTTTTGTGGACTCTACGGCTCAGGATCAATATGGAGTGGTAAACGCAGACATTAATGGGTACGGCAGTTATTCTAACTTTATGAATTTTATTAACAAAATTGAAAACAGCCAGCTGTTGAATAAGATTTCTGAAATTTCATTAGCACCGCCCAGTTCAAATCCTGAAGAATTAAACGATATTACCTTCACATTTACCATTGAAAGTTATTATGAGCGGATTCCGATTCAGGAAGGGCTGGCTTTATCAAGTCAGCTAACTATGGATGAGCGTGTTTCAACATTCAATCCATTCTATCCGCTAATACAAGAAATAATTCCTCCTAACGATGAAAATCTCATTAATGTGGAGCAAAGCAGACTTATAGGCCTCACCGCATCTCGAATTTTTATCGTAGATCAGGGAGGTAACATAAATTCACTTAGAAAAGGAGATAAAGTTTATCTTGGTGAATTAGAATCTATAGACCTTAATAATAAATCCGCTACTTTTAATCTAAACAAAGGTGGCATCACGGAATTGGTTACCTTGGAGATAGAGCGATGA
- a CDS encoding ATPase, T2SS/T4P/T4SS family, protein MEAATKKSEKLSELVKPVIEKLPRTSRGIDRHIQLGNVVDNLGDEHREKLSEILDNYLKKMLKNDASDIDLGGPGCDGRVWYRIYGDKKPAKEPVSLTLDETNVLLHNAILPTQRKKLIEDKNLDFSYSIDLGGGTQQRFRADMYFDLEHLALNMRKIDNTIRPFKNLNVHTEVAKALSLKYYKYGLTLITGITGSGKSSTLDTIIDANNRTVDSHIVIIASPVELIHTPIKSVVRHREVGRDVESFKEGAVQALRQDPDIIVIGELRDPETIMTALEITDSGHKTFGTLHTSSAMESIERILGEVPTEEQNRVRVRLADVLTCVVSQKLVPSLDGKRVLAKEVLMVNTSVRAAIRNNNISEIYQMLMEGSDKGMNTMEQDLKRLYTDGIISKENALNHANNKTKMVQLLSEVNY, encoded by the coding sequence ATGGAGGCGGCAACTAAAAAATCCGAAAAGCTATCAGAACTGGTAAAACCAGTTATTGAGAAATTACCCCGAACTTCCAGGGGTATAGATCGCCATATCCAATTGGGAAATGTTGTTGATAATTTAGGAGATGAGCACCGTGAAAAGCTCTCTGAGATTTTGGACAACTACCTTAAAAAGATGCTCAAGAATGATGCTTCTGATATTGACTTGGGAGGCCCCGGATGTGATGGTCGGGTATGGTATCGAATTTATGGTGATAAGAAGCCTGCAAAAGAACCAGTTAGCCTCACACTTGACGAAACAAATGTATTGTTGCACAATGCGATTCTTCCCACCCAGCGAAAAAAATTAATTGAGGATAAAAACCTCGACTTTTCATATTCGATAGATCTTGGGGGCGGTACACAGCAACGTTTCAGGGCCGATATGTATTTTGATCTTGAGCATCTTGCTCTGAACATGCGGAAAATTGATAACACTATTCGTCCTTTCAAGAATTTAAACGTCCATACAGAGGTTGCTAAGGCGTTAAGCTTGAAATATTACAAGTATGGATTAACGCTTATTACGGGTATTACAGGTTCAGGTAAGTCCTCAACTCTTGATACTATTATTGATGCAAATAACCGGACGGTTGATTCTCACATTGTTATTATTGCTTCGCCAGTAGAATTAATTCACACCCCGATAAAGTCAGTAGTTCGGCACAGAGAAGTTGGACGAGATGTTGAATCCTTCAAGGAAGGTGCTGTGCAGGCACTTCGTCAGGATCCCGATATCATCGTGATTGGTGAGCTTCGAGATCCGGAAACGATTATGACAGCTCTGGAAATTACTGACTCTGGCCACAAAACTTTCGGTACTCTGCACACCTCATCAGCTATGGAAAGTATTGAGCGGATTTTGGGTGAGGTCCCAACGGAAGAACAAAATAGGGTAAGAGTGAGGCTTGCGGATGTTTTAACTTGTGTAGTAAGTCAAAAACTGGTTCCCAGCCTGGATGGGAAGCGAGTTTTGGCCAAAGAAGTATTAATGGTTAATACATCAGTGCGAGCGGCTATCCGAAATAATAACATTAGCGAGATATACCAGATGCTAATGGAGGGTAGTGATAAAGGGATGAATACAATGGAGCAGGATCTTAAGAGATTGTATACCGATGGTATTATTTCCAAAGAGAATGCCCTCAATCACGCCAACAACAAAACTAAAATGGTTCAACTTTTAAGTGAAGTAAATTACTAG
- a CDS encoding cyclic nucleotide-binding domain-containing protein — translation MSTEMSNSGDELMTDYIKKFLKEPPLLLKNFHYEDVLEFLQLGKEERFLSDEIILNESEYVNSAYLVAEGKVCIWKDNIQLATLGEGNFLGETFLFSKNNRMAKVTAEGDCVLLRYERYEALNFFRKKPEKLFNIFTKNIIEIQQRKISNMNVQLLNLKKRLLNDTNW, via the coding sequence ATGAGTACTGAGATGTCAAATTCCGGCGATGAATTAATGACCGATTACATAAAGAAGTTTTTGAAAGAACCTCCGTTGCTTCTGAAAAACTTTCATTATGAAGACGTTCTGGAATTCCTTCAGTTAGGGAAGGAAGAAAGATTTTTGTCTGATGAAATAATCCTGAATGAATCGGAATATGTTAATTCAGCCTATTTAGTAGCCGAGGGTAAGGTATGTATATGGAAAGATAACATACAGTTAGCTACGTTGGGAGAAGGAAACTTTTTAGGGGAAACTTTTTTATTCAGTAAGAATAATAGAATGGCTAAGGTTACAGCTGAAGGCGATTGCGTACTGTTAAGGTATGAAAGGTACGAAGCTCTTAATTTTTTCAGGAAAAAGCCTGAAAAGCTCTTTAATATCTTTACAAAAAATATCATCGAAATACAGCAGCGTAAGATCAGTAACATGAATGTTCAATTACTTAATCTGAAGAAAAGATTATTGAACGACACAAACTGGTAA
- a CDS encoding ATPase, T2SS/T4P/T4SS family, translating to MGKINIRRHIGDILVNKGIITNEQLQKGLSILSEEPKESNRRLGQILSQDLGLNRHLVMKEIASIYAFREVLKDVDEIPGEVLDHIKENLEDLPKEIVDELVHHKALPYQKTKNSIIIAAADPSDPNIQSVLNKINFKQTELVYCKYESIEDILSKVYEQKNEFLDLLEEIDYEEPDLDKNQEEIDEEEIDAEINQSMLNSLVEGMLVESVRQGVSDMHIVPSSPTTTDIRFRVDGKLQLWYQQKNVKPEAISAVIKDKTRNVDRFERDASQDGFIQRQIDGVGIRYRVSIMPIVGKQYDRKFESIVIRVLDDRNVIRDLDKLGLQKQAKANFVKSIQKPSGIVIITGPTGSGKSTTLVAALYYVIDPTKNVLTVEEPVEYIIEGARQLKISNHMTFDQSIRGILRHDPDIVLVGEMRDLKTAEIAIKLANTGHLTFSTLHTNDAPSAISRLFKMGVEPFLIANAVNLVVAQRLIRRLCGSCKEVYTPHPESAKGIGFTDQEIEEATFYKAVGCEKCNQTGFKGRAGIHEALYFSKEIKQMILDAGGDIDEGAIKELAMSQGMLTLRGSGRERIKEGVSTIEEIVAATIED from the coding sequence ATGGGAAAAATAAACATACGAAGACATATAGGGGATATCCTTGTAAACAAAGGGATAATCACTAATGAGCAGTTGCAAAAAGGCTTGTCTATACTTTCTGAGGAACCCAAGGAAAGTAACCGCAGGTTAGGGCAAATTCTTTCTCAGGATTTAGGCCTTAACAGGCATTTGGTGATGAAAGAAATTGCCAGTATATATGCATTTCGTGAAGTTCTTAAAGATGTAGATGAAATACCGGGAGAGGTTCTTGATCATATCAAAGAAAACCTCGAAGACCTCCCGAAAGAGATTGTGGATGAACTGGTACATCATAAGGCGTTACCGTACCAAAAAACCAAGAATTCCATCATAATTGCTGCTGCAGACCCATCTGATCCCAATATCCAGAGCGTACTCAATAAGATTAATTTCAAACAAACCGAATTAGTCTACTGTAAATATGAGTCGATAGAAGACATTCTTTCCAAAGTATATGAGCAGAAAAACGAATTCCTGGATCTGCTCGAGGAAATCGATTATGAAGAGCCTGATTTAGATAAAAATCAGGAAGAAATTGATGAAGAAGAGATTGATGCTGAGATCAATCAGAGTATGCTCAACTCTCTGGTGGAGGGGATGTTGGTTGAATCAGTTCGTCAGGGTGTTAGTGATATGCACATTGTTCCCAGCTCCCCGACTACAACAGATATTCGGTTTCGTGTGGATGGTAAACTGCAACTTTGGTATCAGCAGAAGAATGTAAAACCTGAAGCTATTTCAGCTGTTATTAAAGATAAAACACGAAATGTTGACCGTTTTGAACGGGATGCTTCTCAGGATGGATTTATTCAGCGTCAGATTGATGGTGTAGGTATTCGATACCGGGTTTCCATCATGCCCATTGTTGGTAAACAATACGATCGCAAGTTTGAATCCATTGTAATTCGTGTTTTGGATGATCGAAATGTAATTAGAGATCTGGATAAACTTGGCCTGCAAAAGCAGGCAAAAGCTAATTTTGTCAAGTCAATCCAAAAGCCTTCGGGTATCGTAATTATCACGGGACCTACCGGTAGTGGTAAGTCAACGACGTTGGTAGCCGCTTTGTATTATGTGATTGACCCAACAAAAAATGTGTTAACTGTGGAGGAACCTGTTGAGTACATTATTGAAGGAGCCAGACAGCTTAAAATTAGTAATCACATGACTTTCGACCAGTCTATTAGGGGTATCTTACGACATGACCCTGATATTGTACTGGTAGGTGAGATGAGGGATTTAAAGACTGCTGAGATTGCCATCAAACTGGCAAACACTGGTCACTTAACATTTTCAACACTTCACACCAACGATGCACCTAGTGCAATTTCTCGTCTTTTTAAGATGGGGGTTGAGCCCTTTTTGATTGCTAACGCTGTTAATCTGGTAGTTGCTCAGCGTTTGATTCGACGTCTGTGTGGTAGTTGTAAGGAAGTTTACACCCCACACCCTGAGTCAGCTAAAGGCATTGGTTTTACAGACCAGGAAATTGAAGAAGCTACATTTTATAAGGCTGTGGGTTGTGAAAAATGTAATCAGACTGGGTTTAAAGGACGTGCAGGTATTCATGAAGCCCTGTACTTCTCTAAAGAAATTAAACAAATGATATTAGATGCAGGTGGCGATATTGATGAAGGCGCCATTAAAGAACTAGCAATGTCCCAGGGGATGCTTACATTACGTGGGTCTGGCCGGGAGCGTATCAAAGAAGGTGTTTCTACGATCGAGGAAATTGTGGCTGCAACTATTGAAGATTAA